One window from the genome of Nicotiana sylvestris chromosome 9, ASM39365v2, whole genome shotgun sequence encodes:
- the LOC138877912 gene encoding uncharacterized protein, protein MALYEALYRKRYHSPCLYKVKLIQEILRTTSSRQKIYDDKKVRDVAFMVGENVLLRVLPMKGMMRFGKKCKLSSQNIGAFEVIERVQLDKNLAYDEEKVSILDRQV, encoded by the exons atggctctatatgaggcctTATATAGGAAGAGATATCATTCTCCG TGTTTGTataaggtgaagttgattcaggagataCTCCGTACAACTTCCTCTAGACAGAAGATTTATGATGATaaaaaggttcgtgatgtggcattcatggtggGTGAGAACGTTTTACTTagagttttgcctatgaagggcatgatgaggtTTGGAAAAAAGTGCAAATTGAGCTCTCAGAATATTGGTGCATTTGAGGTGATAGAGAGGGTGCAGTTGGATAAGAATTTGGCTTATGACGAGGAGAAGGTGTCTATTTTGGATAGACAAGTTTAA
- the LOC138877911 gene encoding uncharacterized protein produces the protein MTNPQDKPGTPPQPTPSDSSTPPPPSTTPKPRLRRVKMLARKIVTSGDLSKKLNENLKAQESPSKVSSSLIENLENRFVLVGTIRDVELPEVRRSGGKKKSEKEEEKEGDCGDERGKGKGVVDHSPTADLSVPSICGVEQENVEESGKKSEGSGSSEATEGKKKRIAKGKSKVAESSEAIDIEEMEQVHQEEVTTVEVETPKPKKPKTSSKKSSSVSEATEPHWPRGQGL, from the exons ATGACAAACCCACAAGACAAACCTGGAACTCCTCCACAGCCCACTCCCTCTGATTCATCTACCCCTCCTCCACCTAGCACGACTCCCAAACCCAGGCTGAGAAGGGTAAAGATGCTTGCTCGAAAAATAGTAACTTCTGGGGATCTttcaaagaaattgaatgagaATTTAAAG GCTCAAGAAtccccttctaaggtaagttcttctttgattgagaatttagaaaataggtttgttttggttGGGACTATCAGGGATGTAGAATTACCTGAGGTAagaaggagtggaggtaaaaagaaatctgaaaaggaagaagagaaagaggGTGACTGTGGTGACgagaggggaaaagggaaaggagtggttgatcattcacccactgctgatttgtctgtaccTTCTATTTGTGGGGTTGAACAAGAAAATGTTGAAGAGAGTGGCAAGAAGTCAGAGGGAAGTGGTTCTAGTGAAGCTACTGAAGG TAAAAAgaaaaggattgctaaaggaaaGAGTAAGGTTGCAGAATCCTCAGAAGCTATTGATATTGAAgagatggaacaggtccatcaggaggaagttacaacagtggaggttgagacccccaagcccaaaaagcccaagacttcttccaagaaatCTTCATCTGTGTCTGAGGCTACTGAACCTCAttggccaagaggacaaggtctgtAG